A window from Candidatus Nitrospira neomarina encodes these proteins:
- the mutS gene encoding DNA mismatch repair protein MutS, with amino-acid sequence MKDQELSPLMRQFQDVKAQHPDAIVFFRVGDFYEMFFEDAEEASKLLGIVLTARGKAKGEAIPLCGVPYHTSTGYIAKLLKAGKIVALCEQVEDPKLAKGLVRREVVRVYTPGTLYDHELLPAGEANFLSALCYTPLSSSENTTLANRFGLASLDLSTGEFWISESWMKHSLQSVVDELVRLEPKEVIFPAGIQEAMTSAFQSLPIARIVPRDATTFGLEESQAILTRIFQVNHIEDLQLHGLHSGLQAAGGLLHYLADTQPTLVHAHIRRPWIRLLEHEMQLDQTTLRNLEVLKPVSELRQSPTLLTTLDKTKTPMGTRLLREWIVRPLTQVTAIQLRQEAVKELTLHLGIRMTIREHLKTVQDLERLNSRIVLEVANPRDLMNLHRSLENLLVLQQLLSSLTSPMLQTIHETWDPLLDVSSWIGDAIIPNPPLSAKEGGIIQAGVNAELDELRILAKEGTRVLAEMETRERNRTGIDSLKVKFNQVFGYYIEVTKANLSRVPSDYHRKQTLVNAERFTTGELQDLEGRLSSADQKMKNLEGQLFGEIRLRVASATIRIQGMAQQLARLDVLTGLAEAASVNRYHQPTVHEGGTIQITEGRHPVIEHLQQTEGFIPNDTILDLDTNRLLLITGPNMAGKSTYLRQVALIVLMAQMGSFVPAESARIGIVDRIFTRVGAADDLSAGQSTFMVEMSETARILDTATSRSLLLLDEVGRGTSTYDGLSIAWALAEYILDRGHLGARTLFATHYHEMTQLEALREGIKNYTVLVQEKGQDVLFLRKIVQGKADRSYGIQVAKLAGIPKPVLDRAKNILSQLEQDTSSANVSIGEDSLDSTHLEHLSPKPHVILDEVKQMDLFSMTPLEALNRLADFKARLNADNI; translated from the coding sequence TCGCAAAGCTCTTAAAGGCTGGGAAAATAGTGGCCTTATGCGAACAAGTCGAAGACCCTAAGCTTGCCAAAGGTCTCGTCCGTCGTGAAGTCGTGCGAGTCTATACCCCTGGCACCTTATACGATCATGAGTTGCTTCCCGCAGGAGAGGCCAATTTCCTGTCAGCGCTGTGTTACACCCCGTTATCCTCATCGGAGAATACCACTCTAGCCAATCGCTTCGGACTGGCCTCCTTAGACCTTTCAACCGGGGAATTTTGGATATCGGAGTCCTGGATGAAGCATTCGCTACAAAGTGTCGTCGATGAACTGGTCCGCCTTGAGCCCAAAGAAGTCATCTTTCCTGCTGGAATACAGGAAGCAATGACTTCCGCATTCCAATCCTTGCCTATCGCCCGTATCGTGCCTCGTGACGCCACGACCTTTGGGCTTGAGGAAAGCCAGGCCATCCTCACAAGAATTTTCCAAGTCAATCATATCGAAGACCTCCAGCTCCATGGCCTTCATTCCGGACTTCAGGCTGCGGGCGGCCTTTTACACTACCTGGCTGACACTCAGCCCACACTCGTGCACGCCCATATACGGCGACCATGGATTCGACTCCTCGAACATGAAATGCAATTGGATCAGACCACCCTGCGAAATTTAGAAGTGCTCAAGCCCGTATCCGAACTACGACAAAGCCCTACCCTACTCACGACATTGGACAAGACCAAAACTCCCATGGGCACAAGACTCTTGCGGGAGTGGATCGTCCGTCCCCTGACCCAGGTCACGGCCATACAACTACGCCAGGAAGCCGTGAAAGAATTGACCCTTCATCTTGGGATTCGCATGACGATTCGTGAGCATCTGAAAACGGTACAAGACCTTGAACGACTGAATAGTCGAATTGTTTTGGAAGTGGCCAACCCACGCGACCTCATGAATCTACATCGCTCCCTTGAAAATTTGCTGGTACTTCAACAACTTTTATCGTCTCTTACGTCTCCCATGCTACAAACCATCCATGAGACGTGGGATCCCCTCCTGGATGTCTCATCCTGGATTGGCGACGCCATTATTCCCAATCCACCCCTTTCGGCCAAGGAAGGAGGCATCATTCAAGCAGGGGTGAATGCAGAACTCGATGAGTTGCGAATTCTGGCAAAAGAAGGCACCAGGGTACTGGCCGAAATGGAAACTCGTGAACGCAACCGGACCGGCATCGACTCTCTCAAGGTAAAATTCAATCAGGTCTTTGGCTATTACATTGAAGTAACGAAAGCGAATTTATCGCGAGTCCCTTCCGATTACCACCGGAAACAAACCCTGGTCAATGCCGAACGGTTTACTACCGGTGAGCTGCAAGACCTCGAAGGTCGGCTCTCGAGCGCCGACCAAAAGATGAAAAATTTAGAAGGGCAGTTATTTGGTGAAATCCGTCTCCGTGTCGCATCTGCTACCATCAGAATCCAGGGAATGGCGCAGCAACTGGCCAGGTTGGACGTCCTGACAGGTTTGGCGGAGGCAGCTTCCGTCAACCGGTATCATCAGCCGACGGTCCATGAAGGCGGAACAATCCAGATCACGGAAGGTCGACATCCGGTTATTGAGCACCTCCAACAGACTGAAGGATTTATTCCCAACGATACAATACTAGACCTGGACACCAACAGACTTTTATTAATAACCGGTCCCAATATGGCAGGAAAAAGCACCTATTTGCGGCAGGTTGCCCTTATTGTACTGATGGCTCAAATGGGAAGCTTTGTGCCGGCTGAATCCGCCAGAATAGGAATCGTGGACCGGATTTTTACCAGAGTGGGTGCAGCAGATGACCTCAGCGCCGGCCAAAGCACATTCATGGTGGAAATGAGTGAAACAGCAAGAATTTTGGACACCGCGACTTCGCGAAGCTTATTGCTGCTGGATGAAGTGGGCAGAGGAACCAGCACCTATGACGGACTGAGTATTGCATGGGCATTGGCCGAATATATCTTAGATCGCGGACATCTGGGAGCACGAACCCTTTTTGCCACCCACTACCATGAAATGACTCAATTAGAGGCCCTCCGGGAAGGAATCAAGAACTATACAGTCCTCGTCCAGGAGAAAGGGCAGGATGTTCTGTTCTTGAGAAAGATCGTCCAGGGAAAGGCCGATCGAAGCTACGGAATTCAAGTCGCCAAACTGGCAGGGATACCAAAACCGGTACTGGATCGTGCCAAAAATATTCTGTCTCAGCTTGAACAGGATACCTCGTCTGCAAATGTGTCAATCGGTGAGGATTCCTTAGATTCCACTCATCTCGAACACCTCTCACCAAAACCTCATGTTATATTGGATGAAGTTAAACAAATGGATCTTTTTTCTATGACTCCTCTTGAAGCTCTCAATAGGCTTGCTGACTTTAAAGCCAGATTGAATGCGGACAATATATAA
- a CDS encoding M16 family metallopeptidase, with protein MYKKVILDNGVRVVLERMSSLKSVALGVWATVGSRDEGKGEGGLSHFIEHMMFKGTPKRTASQISNEIDALGGEMNAFTTHEATAFYVKVLDQQMRLAFDLIADLFHHSRFSAKDIAKEKQIVLEEIRTAQDDPEDYIHELHAKDIFGSHPLGRPILGEPGVMKRLSRQALMQYRQQHYLPEHTIVTVAGNFSFPEIIDTVNTYFGKWNHGGYGKLSSSVQKTPWPDQPQERQSLHVKPLEQVHVCVGFKGLPVGHPDRYAAHVLSTILGGGVSSRLFQEIREKRGLAYTIYSHLSGFFDGGTLTVYAATRPNEMAAVIDRICQETRKLCRREVASNELERTKTQLKGSLMLGLEGTYGRMNKLAKDEMYQGRHVTLQEMVKAIDRISPEQIRHLSQKLFDLQQFVVTALGPIPKRGIPRWG; from the coding sequence GTGTATAAAAAAGTCATATTGGATAATGGAGTCCGGGTTGTCCTGGAGCGGATGTCATCTTTGAAGTCCGTGGCCTTAGGGGTATGGGCCACGGTCGGAAGTCGTGACGAAGGAAAGGGTGAGGGTGGTCTCTCTCATTTCATTGAACATATGATGTTCAAGGGCACGCCAAAGCGGACTGCGTCTCAAATTTCCAATGAGATCGATGCCTTGGGTGGTGAAATGAATGCCTTTACCACTCATGAGGCCACGGCTTTTTATGTCAAGGTTCTGGATCAGCAGATGAGGCTGGCTTTTGATCTCATTGCCGATCTTTTTCACCATTCAAGGTTTTCGGCCAAAGATATTGCTAAGGAAAAACAAATCGTCCTTGAGGAGATCCGTACGGCCCAGGACGACCCAGAGGACTATATTCATGAATTGCATGCCAAGGATATCTTCGGCTCCCACCCGTTGGGGCGTCCGATCCTGGGAGAGCCTGGGGTGATGAAAAGACTCAGCCGTCAAGCGCTGATGCAGTATAGGCAACAGCATTATCTCCCTGAACACACGATTGTTACAGTGGCCGGCAACTTTTCCTTTCCAGAAATCATTGATACCGTCAACACGTATTTTGGCAAGTGGAACCATGGTGGATACGGCAAGCTTTCCTCATCCGTCCAGAAAACACCATGGCCCGATCAGCCGCAGGAACGCCAAAGTCTTCACGTTAAGCCTTTGGAGCAGGTTCATGTGTGTGTTGGATTTAAGGGATTGCCTGTGGGGCATCCTGATCGGTATGCGGCGCATGTCTTAAGCACCATTCTTGGAGGCGGAGTCAGTTCGCGATTATTTCAGGAAATCCGCGAAAAACGCGGATTGGCCTATACCATTTATTCGCATCTTTCTGGTTTTTTTGATGGCGGGACGCTTACCGTTTATGCCGCCACTCGCCCGAATGAAATGGCAGCCGTCATTGACCGAATTTGTCAAGAAACCAGGAAATTATGTCGTCGGGAAGTGGCGAGCAATGAGTTAGAGCGAACCAAAACTCAATTAAAAGGAAGTTTGATGTTGGGCTTGGAAGGAACATATGGGCGGATGAATAAATTGGCAAAAGACGAAATGTACCAAGGGCGTCATGTCACCCTCCAGGAGATGGTGAAGGCGATTGATCGGATTTCCCCTGAACAAATTCGTCATTTAAGCCAGAAATTATTTGATCTACAGCAGTTTGTGGTCACGGCATTGGGACCCATCCCAAAAAGGGGAATTCCGAGGTGGGGATGA
- the pnp gene encoding polyribonucleotide nucleotidyltransferase translates to MIHFVEMEVGGRPLRLETGRLAKQADGAVLATYADTVVLATAVASKTLKADADFLPLTVNYQEKAYSAGKIPGGFFKREGAPSEKEVLTSRLIDRPIRPLMPDGYFYETQIIVSVLSIDQTMSSDVIGIVAASAALAVSDIPGSGLLAGVRIGRVNGQFVVNPDKKAQEESELNLVVAGTKDAVMMVEAGADGLSEDTMIDAIELAHREIKNIVAKIEELQAKAGKAKRVLQVEAIDAEIEQAVRQVAAAPICEAMYIAAKAERQDRFAQILQEAIETVAGDDADRKAKVKKVFADLEYSEVRRMILEKKKRADGRGLSDIRPISSEAGILPRTHGSALFTRGETQALAVVTLGTSDDEQRIDALEGEYFRSFMLHYNFPPFSVGEAKMLRGPGRREVGHGKLAERALAAVLPTKEEFPYTIRLVSDILESNGSSSMATICGGALAMMDAGVPIKTPVAGIAMGLILEQGGVAILSDILGMEDHLGDMDFKVAGTRDGVTALQMDIKIAGITPDLMRQALAQAREGRLHILGKMDECLAVPRTGLAAYAPRITTIQIKQDKIRDLIGPGGKMIRSIIADCGVKVNVDDSGVVTIAAVDGESAQKAMDMVQRIVEEAEVGKIYLGTVRKIVDFGAFVEILPGMDGLVHISQLAPHRVASVTDEISEGEQILVKVLEIDRQGKIRLSRKDAMAEQTDKDQLTS, encoded by the coding sequence ATGATTCATTTCGTTGAAATGGAAGTTGGTGGTCGCCCGCTTCGTTTGGAAACTGGTCGCCTGGCAAAGCAGGCGGATGGTGCCGTGTTGGCCACCTATGCCGATACCGTGGTGCTCGCCACGGCGGTAGCCTCAAAGACTTTGAAGGCTGACGCCGATTTCCTGCCTCTGACCGTCAACTATCAAGAAAAAGCCTACTCAGCTGGGAAAATACCTGGTGGATTTTTCAAGCGGGAAGGGGCGCCCAGCGAAAAAGAGGTGTTAACCAGCCGACTCATTGACCGTCCGATTCGGCCTTTAATGCCGGACGGTTACTTTTATGAAACCCAGATCATTGTATCAGTGCTTTCTATTGATCAGACCATGTCCTCGGACGTCATCGGCATTGTGGCCGCGTCAGCAGCACTCGCCGTATCCGATATTCCCGGGTCCGGGTTATTAGCAGGGGTACGAATTGGAAGAGTGAACGGCCAATTTGTGGTCAATCCCGATAAGAAGGCACAGGAGGAAAGCGAGTTAAATCTCGTGGTGGCCGGAACGAAGGACGCTGTGATGATGGTCGAGGCTGGTGCGGATGGGCTTTCGGAAGACACGATGATTGATGCGATCGAATTGGCTCATCGTGAAATCAAGAATATTGTTGCCAAAATTGAAGAATTACAAGCGAAGGCTGGCAAAGCCAAGCGGGTATTGCAGGTGGAAGCCATCGACGCGGAAATTGAGCAAGCCGTACGCCAAGTCGCGGCCGCTCCCATTTGTGAGGCCATGTATATTGCAGCCAAAGCCGAACGCCAGGATCGGTTTGCCCAAATTCTCCAAGAAGCGATTGAGACCGTGGCCGGAGACGATGCCGATCGAAAAGCGAAGGTTAAAAAAGTGTTTGCCGATTTGGAATATTCCGAGGTCCGGAGAATGATCCTGGAAAAGAAGAAGAGAGCCGATGGACGGGGTCTATCCGACATTCGTCCCATATCTTCTGAGGCAGGGATTCTTCCCCGGACTCATGGTTCGGCGTTATTTACCAGGGGGGAAACCCAGGCATTGGCTGTCGTGACCCTGGGCACTTCAGATGATGAGCAACGGATTGATGCGTTGGAAGGGGAGTATTTCCGGTCATTTATGTTGCATTACAATTTCCCGCCTTTTAGTGTGGGTGAGGCGAAAATGCTTCGAGGTCCGGGTCGGCGGGAAGTCGGCCATGGCAAATTAGCCGAACGTGCGTTGGCCGCAGTGCTTCCCACCAAGGAAGAGTTCCCCTATACCATTCGACTTGTCTCGGATATTTTGGAATCAAACGGGTCCTCTTCAATGGCCACGATTTGTGGTGGGGCATTGGCCATGATGGATGCGGGAGTACCCATTAAAACGCCGGTGGCTGGAATCGCGATGGGGTTAATTTTAGAACAGGGTGGCGTCGCAATTCTTTCAGATATTTTAGGAATGGAAGATCATCTGGGCGATATGGATTTCAAAGTTGCCGGAACGCGAGATGGAGTCACAGCCCTTCAGATGGATATTAAGATTGCCGGAATAACCCCCGACCTGATGCGGCAGGCGTTGGCGCAGGCCCGTGAGGGACGATTGCACATCCTTGGGAAAATGGATGAATGCTTGGCTGTTCCTCGTACCGGGCTGGCAGCCTATGCGCCACGTATCACCACCATCCAGATCAAACAAGATAAAATCCGGGACCTCATTGGGCCTGGGGGCAAAATGATTCGTAGCATCATTGCCGATTGTGGAGTGAAAGTGAATGTCGATGACTCAGGAGTGGTGACGATTGCAGCCGTAGACGGGGAGTCGGCCCAAAAGGCAATGGATATGGTTCAGCGGATCGTTGAAGAAGCGGAGGTTGGGAAAATCTATCTCGGAACGGTGCGAAAGATTGTAGATTTTGGCGCCTTTGTGGAGATTCTTCCCGGTATGGATGGGCTTGTGCACATTTCGCAATTGGCCCCGCACCGTGTGGCATCGGTTACGGACGAAATTTCCGAAGGGGAACAGATTCTGGTGAAAGTTCTGGAAATTGATCGACAAGGGAAAATCCGTCTTAGCCGAAAAGACGCCATGGCTGAACAGACGGATAAGGATCAGCTCACCTCTTAA
- the rpsO gene encoding 30S ribosomal protein S15 produces the protein MGLTKEAKTAAIESHRIHDKDTGSSEVQISLLTNRITGLTEHFKTHKKDHHSRRGLLRMVSKRRKLLDYLRRRDEGKYQAVIAALGIRK, from the coding sequence ATGGGTTTAACGAAAGAAGCAAAAACCGCGGCAATAGAATCGCATCGGATCCACGACAAGGATACGGGTTCGTCTGAAGTGCAGATTTCCTTGTTGACAAATAGAATTACCGGGTTGACCGAACATTTCAAGACACACAAAAAAGACCATCATTCCCGACGGGGCCTTTTGCGAATGGTGAGCAAGCGAAGAAAATTATTAGATTATTTGCGGCGTCGGGATGAGGGAAAATACCAAGCGGTGATTGCTGCACTGGGCATACGAAAATAA
- the truB gene encoding tRNA pseudouridine(55) synthase TruB translates to MALHGVLNVNKPDGWTSHDVVQRLRSGLGIQKVGHAGTLDPHATGVLPILIGKGTKIAQYLLGWDKEYGAVLQLGQRTDTQDAWGTVLEESPLESLTEDRIRSVFSTFQGSIQQVPPMYSAVKIGGQPLYKKARRGETVDRPAKTVVIHDLEIQSLNVPEVAFRVVCSKGTYVRTLCEDIGNILQVGGHLKWLQRRRVGPIHVDQAVGIESLLGGLEFTRLDGAFLGLDQALEGFPAVEVDGDDARKVLHGNAISWDRVVNSYLEQKVSLMGDKMVRVKQKDGQLLALGRGPVFQSAKGGPVLAIETVFA, encoded by the coding sequence ATGGCCTTACATGGAGTTTTGAATGTAAATAAGCCTGATGGATGGACGTCACATGATGTGGTGCAACGCCTCAGGTCGGGTTTGGGTATTCAGAAAGTCGGACACGCTGGTACTTTGGATCCCCATGCGACAGGTGTATTGCCGATTTTAATTGGAAAAGGAACCAAAATTGCCCAGTATCTGTTGGGATGGGATAAAGAATATGGCGCTGTGCTTCAATTGGGCCAACGGACTGATACGCAGGATGCCTGGGGCACGGTATTGGAAGAATCCCCGCTGGAATCTCTGACGGAGGACCGTATTCGTTCCGTCTTTTCGACCTTTCAAGGGTCTATCCAGCAAGTGCCACCCATGTATTCGGCGGTGAAAATCGGGGGGCAGCCCCTGTATAAAAAAGCCAGAAGAGGGGAAACGGTTGACCGACCGGCAAAAACGGTGGTGATCCATGATTTAGAAATCCAAAGTCTGAATGTCCCTGAGGTGGCATTTCGGGTTGTCTGTTCTAAGGGCACCTATGTTCGAACGCTCTGCGAGGATATTGGAAACATATTGCAGGTGGGTGGACATTTGAAATGGCTCCAACGAAGACGGGTCGGGCCTATTCATGTTGATCAGGCAGTTGGGATAGAATCCCTGCTTGGGGGGCTTGAATTCACACGTCTGGATGGTGCATTTTTGGGGTTAGACCAGGCTTTAGAAGGGTTTCCCGCAGTGGAGGTCGATGGAGATGACGCTCGAAAGGTGCTCCATGGAAATGCGATCTCCTGGGATCGTGTGGTCAACTCGTATTTGGAACAAAAAGTTTCGCTCATGGGGGACAAAATGGTGAGAGTGAAACAGAAAGATGGGCAATTGCTCGCTTTGGGGAGAGGCCCGGTGTTTCAGTCAGCCAAGGGAGGTCCCGTATTGGCGATTGAAACGGTGTTTGCCTAG
- the rbfA gene encoding 30S ribosome-binding factor RbfA: MAKINSSRATRVADQIRMEVAEILSRKTKDPRIQFVTVTGVKMTADLKIARIYVTTLDQAHFDQVTGPGLKSAVGFVRTELGRRLNLRYTPELVFYRDTSAEYGNRIEQLLDSLHQESGDSGETEASSSLPNKRKSIEG; this comes from the coding sequence ATGGCAAAAATTAATAGTAGCCGGGCAACGCGGGTTGCCGATCAGATCCGGATGGAAGTGGCAGAGATTCTTTCCAGAAAAACGAAAGATCCACGTATCCAGTTCGTGACCGTGACAGGTGTGAAGATGACGGCTGATCTCAAAATTGCTCGGATATATGTGACCACTTTGGATCAAGCCCATTTTGATCAGGTGACGGGTCCCGGTCTAAAAAGCGCAGTGGGGTTTGTTCGGACCGAATTGGGACGACGATTGAATCTGCGCTATACGCCGGAATTAGTCTTCTATCGTGATACGAGTGCAGAGTATGGGAATCGAATTGAACAGTTATTGGATTCCCTTCACCAGGAATCCGGGGATTCTGGGGAGACTGAGGCATCCTCCTCTCTCCCCAATAAGAGAAAGAGTATAGAGGGGTAA
- a CDS encoding DUF503 domain-containing protein has translation MGMIVGLCTLELHIPDVQSLKGKRQVLSSLITRLRNRFNVSVAEIDEQDLWQKAILGVVCVANDTGRVNQVLDQVLNFIRSNPSLEILRSQIEVL, from the coding sequence ATGGGGATGATCGTGGGGTTGTGCACGCTCGAACTCCATATCCCTGATGTCCAATCGTTGAAAGGAAAGCGTCAGGTCCTCTCAAGCTTAATTACCCGATTGCGAAATCGGTTTAATGTTTCCGTTGCTGAAATTGATGAACAAGACCTTTGGCAGAAAGCCATTTTGGGGGTGGTGTGTGTGGCGAATGACACGGGAAGGGTCAATCAAGTTTTAGACCAAGTCCTCAACTTTATACGATCAAATCCCTCCCTCGAGATTTTACGATCCCAGATTGAAGTCTTGTAA
- the infB gene encoding translation initiation factor IF-2, whose product MRVHEIAKKIGMESRLLIPELVRLGIQVSSHSNTVEDNMAKWAMNIILGKIPETTPKPGESSVSGPVGVKSSEGGRLLKKESTSGRHRSEAMAEEPKKAEKKHILIKKKKTEEEILEEMAELSPVGESEGEEASVIQEESEAPLETASVLTQSPGIPAVESHQEVPALSPTDSGGLQGDVAPPTVLEEKSVATPPSSKSPEKERKGEGKPDKKAAVISREVPIEEKGKKIKKVARVKDEDLFAARFEDAAVWQDLRPLPTLRREERTRQVQQPSVGEVTKPRKKVMKVTAGISVKDFAEVIGQKPTEIIRKLMDLNIAKTLNQPMDLEAGVLIAEGYGLVVEAVAAKGGEALLDEVLEGGEQGKLEPRAPVVTVMGHVDHGKTSLLDAIRQTQVTDQEAGGITQHIGASFVKAGERGVTFLDTPGHEAFTAMRARGAQVTDIVVLVVAADDGPMPQTIEAINHAQAANVPIIVAVNKMDKPGANPDRVKQSLAEHGLQPEAWGGQTIFVEVSAKQNKGLDQLLDMLLLQAEIMELKGDSTCSARGIVLEAKLDKGRGPVATVLIQAGTLRIGDSFVVGSVSGRVRGLTSDKGERLKEAGPSIPLEVIGLLGVPEAGDQLVVVKDERAAREIAQARQQKQKDVGLASTSRRTLEELYAESKDGEIKELPLLIKADVQGSVGALGDALLKISTDAVKLKIIHSGVGGINETDVLLAAASKAIIIGFHVRPDSKAAAIAEREGVEIRLYTIIYNILDDIRSAAEGLLAPTIKERVMGHAEVRQLFTVPKMGTIAGCYVNDGLISRSNTKVRVVRDQVMVYEGKIGSLRRFKDDAREVQQGYECGIGVENFNDLKIGDVLEAYVLEEEATKL is encoded by the coding sequence ATGAGAGTTCATGAGATAGCCAAAAAAATTGGGATGGAGAGCCGTTTGCTTATTCCTGAATTGGTGCGACTTGGCATTCAGGTTAGTTCCCATAGTAATACCGTGGAAGACAATATGGCCAAATGGGCGATGAATATTATTCTTGGTAAAATTCCTGAAACAACTCCCAAACCTGGGGAATCATCCGTTTCAGGGCCTGTGGGTGTAAAAAGCTCTGAGGGGGGGCGCCTACTGAAAAAAGAATCGACTTCCGGAAGACATAGGTCTGAGGCAATGGCCGAAGAACCTAAAAAAGCCGAAAAAAAGCACATACTGATTAAGAAGAAAAAAACAGAAGAAGAAATCCTGGAAGAGATGGCGGAATTGTCTCCAGTCGGGGAAAGTGAGGGAGAGGAGGCATCGGTCATCCAGGAGGAATCAGAGGCTCCATTGGAGACGGCTTCCGTTCTGACCCAGAGTCCTGGCATACCGGCCGTGGAATCTCATCAAGAGGTTCCCGCCTTATCGCCCACTGACTCGGGAGGGCTTCAGGGTGATGTGGCCCCACCAACTGTTCTTGAGGAGAAAAGTGTCGCAACCCCTCCCTCTAGTAAATCTCCTGAAAAAGAGAGGAAAGGCGAAGGAAAGCCCGACAAGAAGGCTGCGGTTATTTCGCGAGAGGTTCCAATAGAGGAAAAAGGCAAGAAAATTAAAAAAGTTGCGCGTGTCAAAGACGAAGATCTCTTCGCCGCACGTTTTGAGGATGCTGCGGTCTGGCAAGATCTTCGACCATTACCAACGTTGCGACGTGAGGAACGTACCCGTCAGGTTCAACAGCCTTCGGTGGGTGAAGTCACCAAACCCCGGAAAAAAGTTATGAAGGTCACTGCTGGGATATCCGTGAAAGATTTTGCCGAAGTGATCGGCCAAAAACCCACGGAAATTATTCGGAAATTAATGGATTTAAATATTGCAAAAACTCTCAATCAACCCATGGATTTGGAAGCTGGAGTGCTTATTGCGGAGGGCTATGGCCTCGTCGTTGAAGCAGTGGCTGCAAAGGGAGGGGAAGCCCTCTTGGATGAGGTGCTTGAGGGAGGAGAGCAAGGAAAGTTAGAGCCTCGCGCGCCTGTGGTGACGGTTATGGGACATGTCGATCATGGAAAAACTTCATTGTTGGATGCCATTCGGCAGACCCAGGTGACCGATCAAGAGGCGGGAGGGATTACTCAGCACATCGGGGCGTCATTTGTGAAGGCTGGTGAACGTGGCGTGACGTTCTTGGATACCCCGGGCCATGAAGCCTTTACGGCCATGCGGGCACGTGGGGCTCAGGTTACTGATATTGTCGTCTTGGTTGTGGCTGCAGACGATGGGCCGATGCCTCAGACCATTGAAGCTATTAATCATGCGCAAGCGGCTAATGTGCCGATTATTGTTGCCGTGAATAAAATGGACAAACCGGGGGCTAATCCTGATCGGGTTAAGCAAAGTTTAGCCGAGCATGGCTTGCAACCTGAAGCATGGGGAGGCCAAACCATTTTTGTTGAAGTATCGGCAAAGCAAAACAAGGGGTTAGACCAATTGCTTGACATGTTGTTACTTCAAGCAGAAATTATGGAATTGAAAGGCGATTCTACCTGTTCCGCTCGAGGGATTGTCTTGGAGGCGAAATTGGATAAGGGGCGTGGGCCTGTTGCCACGGTGTTAATTCAAGCCGGAACCCTACGAATCGGGGATTCGTTTGTCGTGGGGTCAGTGAGCGGCCGGGTGCGAGGATTAACATCGGACAAAGGTGAACGCTTGAAGGAAGCTGGACCATCGATACCGCTTGAGGTCATTGGCTTATTGGGAGTTCCTGAAGCCGGGGATCAGCTGGTCGTGGTGAAGGATGAGCGGGCTGCGAGAGAAATTGCCCAGGCCAGGCAGCAAAAGCAAAAAGATGTAGGGCTCGCATCCACGTCCAGAAGAACCCTAGAGGAGCTTTATGCAGAATCTAAAGATGGGGAAATTAAGGAATTGCCACTACTGATCAAAGCCGATGTGCAAGGATCGGTGGGGGCGTTAGGCGATGCCCTTCTGAAGATATCTACCGACGCGGTAAAGCTTAAGATCATTCATAGTGGAGTAGGTGGTATCAACGAAACCGATGTGTTATTAGCGGCTGCGTCAAAAGCGATTATTATTGGATTTCATGTTCGTCCGGATTCGAAGGCGGCTGCTATTGCGGAACGTGAGGGTGTGGAAATTCGGTTGTACACCATCATTTATAATATACTTGATGATATTCGTTCGGCTGCAGAGGGGCTTCTGGCTCCAACAATCAAGGAGCGAGTGATGGGGCATGCGGAGGTTCGGCAACTATTCACCGTTCCGAAAATGGGCACCATTGCCGGCTGTTATGTGAATGATGGGTTGATATCCCGTTCGAATACCAAAGTGAGAGTTGTACGTGATCAGGTGATGGTCTATGAAGGAAAAATTGGATCATTAAGGCGGTTTAAAGATGATGCACGGGAAGTTCAGCAGGGCTATGAATGCGGAATTGGAGTTGAGAATTTTAATGATTTAAAAATTGGTGATGTGTTAGAGGCCTACGTTTTGGAAGAGGAGGCCACAAAATTATAA